Proteins co-encoded in one candidate division TA06 bacterium genomic window:
- a CDS encoding DUF3344 domain-containing protein, whose translation MQFCREGVMNGTRFPLGMAISAGISLLVLILDVPLLIAKPSKPMPAPTVVPLAEESEIQDTIPCVDGDNPPTTSFSWTGRGGVVVDVVATKGKSGTFTVSEIPSGAGILWAYMYEASWDQVHTNTASATFDGNPLPAVLPFDHDPGWGYGGSTFYDLCAYRWDVTPFLTGNGNYTYSVSALGRSCGEALVAIYSHPSEPRRQIVINDGAESLENASSSSNFADIAGDSATLFLFTQAGNLSGTAELISFNGKVILGPGDVFHGNRGPAASLFELPVQCISGTNTVTCSTDVDWFGWHIAILETYGVSALVTGGGWIPVVPLGSADKRTFGFNVHSEAGVTWGQLQFNDHAAKMKVHSDTIETLVVHGDTVADFSGLCRVNGMYGYGFECEVEDRGEPGHGRDRFSIHIYDADGNPYYSAGDFLGGGNIQIHTSAEGVSAMAMPEPRMARGFDVKPSERQREQGYTSPMTSLGDSIWAFYYTGDQGLYGVEFDGDYFYVTGANAWGDSNMIYVFDRDGKYVREFAQKSKNSELGDWGWWDLAYRPDHDYFFGSDDSMITAFDKFGNVLYKFRGPHDVGLGLAWDGQYAWVSFLDLAIVKIDTTGVVVASYPNSYLIFGLAWDDASPGNPWLWVSVLGDTRQPNRIYQFDPIKGEYTGVWFEGVRATPGGLAFSSQWDTARAVLFELCQAMPDFVVAYDLGPIQRTLDATVDIKPEVLNLKSKGRWVTCYI comes from the coding sequence ATGCAGTTCTGTCGGGAGGGAGTTATGAATGGCACGAGATTCCCCTTGGGTATGGCCATCTCGGCCGGGATAAGCCTTCTTGTTTTGATACTTGACGTCCCTCTTCTTATCGCTAAACCCAGCAAACCAATGCCGGCGCCCACAGTGGTTCCGCTTGCAGAGGAATCGGAGATTCAGGACACGATTCCTTGCGTAGACGGCGACAATCCCCCAACGACATCCTTTTCCTGGACCGGGCGCGGAGGTGTTGTGGTTGACGTAGTGGCGACGAAAGGAAAATCCGGGACCTTCACCGTCTCAGAAATTCCTTCTGGTGCCGGCATCCTTTGGGCGTACATGTATGAAGCATCGTGGGACCAAGTACACACCAATACAGCGTCTGCCACCTTTGACGGCAACCCGTTGCCTGCTGTCCTGCCATTTGACCACGATCCTGGCTGGGGATATGGTGGCAGCACCTTTTACGACCTCTGTGCCTATCGTTGGGACGTGACGCCCTTCTTAACAGGAAATGGCAACTACACATATTCTGTATCTGCATTAGGAAGGAGCTGCGGCGAGGCGCTCGTGGCTATCTACAGCCATCCCTCGGAGCCAAGGAGGCAGATAGTAATTAACGATGGTGCTGAGTCATTAGAAAATGCCAGCAGCAGCTCCAATTTCGCCGACATTGCAGGGGATTCAGCAACCCTCTTTCTCTTTACACAGGCCGGTAATTTATCTGGGACTGCGGAATTGATATCTTTCAATGGCAAGGTAATACTCGGCCCGGGAGACGTGTTCCACGGGAATAGGGGACCTGCGGCGAGTCTCTTTGAGCTTCCGGTGCAGTGCATCAGTGGGACAAACACTGTGACTTGTTCAACAGACGTGGATTGGTTCGGATGGCACATAGCGATTCTGGAGACCTACGGTGTGTCAGCCCTGGTCACTGGTGGAGGCTGGATCCCTGTAGTCCCATTGGGTTCTGCGGACAAGAGAACATTTGGCTTCAATGTGCATTCTGAGGCTGGGGTCACATGGGGTCAGCTCCAATTCAATGACCATGCGGCAAAGATGAAAGTCCACAGCGACACGATAGAAACCCTAGTCGTACATGGAGACACCGTGGCTGATTTCTCAGGGCTTTGTAGGGTCAATGGTATGTACGGATATGGGTTCGAATGTGAGGTTGAGGATCGCGGCGAGCCCGGCCACGGCAGGGACAGGTTCAGCATACATATCTACGACGCAGATGGAAATCCTTATTACTCGGCTGGAGACTTTCTGGGAGGGGGCAACATTCAGATCCATACGTCGGCAGAGGGAGTCTCCGCAATGGCCATGCCCGAGCCGAGGATGGCACGGGGTTTTGATGTGAAGCCTTCTGAAAGACAACGGGAACAAGGTTACACTAGTCCGATGACTAGCCTTGGCGATTCGATATGGGCTTTCTACTACACTGGAGACCAGGGGTTATACGGAGTAGAATTCGACGGGGATTATTTTTATGTGACCGGGGCGAATGCTTGGGGTGATTCGAACATGATATATGTCTTTGACAGGGATGGGAAATACGTAAGGGAATTTGCGCAGAAGAGTAAGAACTCAGAACTGGGTGACTGGGGATGGTGGGATCTCGCCTACAGGCCTGACCATGACTATTTCTTTGGAAGTGACGATTCGATGATAACTGCTTTCGACAAGTTTGGCAATGTGCTGTACAAATTTCGGGGGCCGCATGATGTTGGCCTGGGGCTTGCGTGGGATGGGCAATATGCATGGGTAAGCTTCCTGGATCTAGCAATCGTCAAGATTGACACGACAGGAGTTGTTGTCGCTTCCTATCCCAACTCATACCTGATCTTTGGTCTAGCATGGGATGATGCGTCGCCAGGGAATCCCTGGCTGTGGGTTTCCGTCCTGGGGGACACGAGACAGCCCAATCGTATATATCAGTTCGACCCTATCAAAGGCGAATACACCGGAGTCTGGTTTGAGGGGGTACGAGCAACTCCTGGAGGCCTGGCGTTCTCCAGCCAGTGGGATACAGCTCGCGCCGTTCTCTTTGAGTTGTGCCAGGCGATGCCTGATTTCGTCGTAGCC